In Streptomyces sp. NBC_00569, a single genomic region encodes these proteins:
- a CDS encoding TrmH family RNA methyltransferase, whose product MAEAQGLITIEDPDDPRLRDYTGLTDVELRRRREPAEGLFIAEGEKVIRRAKQAGYEMRSMLLSAKWVDVMRDVIDEVPAPVYAVSPDLAERVTGYHVHRGALASMQRKPLPTAGELLATQRRVVVMEAVNDHTNIGAIFRSAAALGMDAVLLSPDCADPLYRRSVKVSMGAVFSVPYARLESWPKSLESVREAGFSLLALTPDEKAKSLDEVAPHRMDRVALMLGAEGDGLSTQALVAADEWVRIPMAHGVDSLNVGAAAAVAFYAVATGSPRS is encoded by the coding sequence GTGGCTGAAGCTCAAGGTCTCATCACCATCGAAGATCCCGACGACCCGCGCCTGCGCGACTACACGGGCCTGACCGACGTCGAGCTCCGCCGCAGGCGCGAGCCCGCCGAGGGCCTCTTCATCGCCGAGGGCGAGAAGGTGATCAGACGGGCCAAGCAGGCCGGGTACGAGATGCGCTCCATGCTGCTCTCCGCCAAGTGGGTCGACGTCATGCGCGACGTCATCGACGAGGTCCCGGCCCCGGTCTACGCCGTGAGCCCGGACCTCGCCGAGCGCGTCACCGGCTACCACGTGCACCGCGGCGCCCTCGCCTCGATGCAGCGCAAGCCGCTCCCGACCGCCGGTGAACTCCTCGCCACGCAGCGCCGCGTCGTCGTCATGGAAGCGGTGAACGACCACACGAACATCGGCGCCATCTTCCGCAGCGCGGCCGCGCTCGGCATGGACGCGGTCCTGCTCTCCCCGGACTGCGCCGACCCGCTCTACCGCCGCTCGGTGAAGGTCTCCATGGGCGCCGTCTTCTCGGTCCCCTACGCGCGCCTCGAATCCTGGCCCAAGTCACTGGAGTCGGTACGCGAGGCGGGCTTCAGCCTGCTCGCTCTCACCCCCGACGAGAAGGCGAAGAGCCTCGACGAGGTGGCCCCGCACAGGATGGACCGCGTGGCCCTGATGCTCGGCGCCGAGGGCGACGGCCTCTCCACCCAGGCCTTGGTCGCCGCCGACGAATGGGTGCGCATCCCGATGGCCCACGGCGTCGACTCGCTCAACGTGGGAGCGGCTGCCGCGGTCGCGTTCTACGCGGTGGCCACCGGCAGCCCCCGGTCCTGA
- a CDS encoding serine/threonine-protein kinase, with protein MDMAMMRLRREDPRVVGSFRIHRRLGAGGMGVVYLGSDRRGQRVALKVIRPDLAEDQEFRSRFAREVSAARRIRGGCTARLVAADLDTDKPWFATQYVPGPSLHDKVAEEGPLAASDVAAVGAALSEGLVAVHEAGVVHRDLKPSNILLSPKGPRIIDFGIAWATGASTLTHVGTAVGSPGFLAPEQVRGAAVTPATDVFALGATLAYAAMADSPFGHGSSEVMLYRVVHEEAQLHGVPDALSPLIRACLAKDPAERPSTLQLSLRLKEIAAREAQGLGDARPPAPRGDTDRPTGRLAEQYAEQRTQRRAPQGTPPPRPSNGSSRTGGSTRPGAPRNTTRSGSRPAAPRSNGGRQGPRTTGTGKRRPANPRLLRQRLFVFVVVTLLVALAIAAAQGCQGPSRGLGEPRDGVHAQETLPRPYL; from the coding sequence ATGGACATGGCGATGATGCGCCTGAGGCGCGAGGACCCGCGTGTCGTCGGCTCGTTCAGGATTCACCGGCGGCTCGGCGCGGGCGGGATGGGCGTCGTCTATCTGGGCTCCGACCGACGTGGCCAGCGGGTCGCGCTGAAGGTGATCCGGCCCGATCTCGCGGAGGACCAGGAGTTCAGGTCGCGCTTCGCGCGCGAGGTCTCCGCGGCCCGCAGGATCAGGGGCGGCTGCACGGCCCGCCTGGTCGCGGCCGATCTCGACACCGACAAGCCGTGGTTCGCCACCCAGTACGTCCCCGGGCCCTCGCTGCACGACAAGGTCGCCGAGGAGGGGCCGCTGGCCGCCTCCGACGTGGCCGCGGTCGGTGCGGCGCTGTCCGAGGGGCTCGTCGCCGTGCACGAGGCGGGCGTCGTGCACCGCGACCTCAAGCCGTCGAACATCCTGCTGTCGCCCAAGGGGCCGCGCATCATCGACTTCGGCATCGCCTGGGCGACCGGCGCCTCCACGCTCACCCATGTCGGTACGGCTGTCGGCTCCCCCGGGTTCCTCGCCCCCGAGCAGGTGCGGGGCGCCGCCGTCACGCCCGCCACGGACGTCTTCGCGCTCGGCGCCACCCTCGCGTACGCGGCGATGGCCGACTCGCCCTTCGGGCACGGCAGTTCCGAAGTGATGCTGTACCGGGTCGTGCACGAGGAGGCCCAGCTGCACGGTGTACCGGACGCCCTGTCCCCGCTGATCCGGGCCTGCCTCGCCAAGGACCCCGCGGAGCGGCCCAGCACGCTCCAACTGTCCCTGCGGCTCAAGGAGATCGCGGCCCGCGAGGCGCAGGGCCTCGGCGACGCAAGGCCGCCCGCCCCGCGCGGGGACACCGACCGGCCCACGGGCCGGCTCGCCGAGCAGTACGCGGAGCAGCGCACGCAGCGCCGCGCTCCGCAGGGCACTCCCCCGCCCCGTCCGAGCAACGGCTCCTCACGGACCGGCGGCAGCACAAGGCCGGGCGCGCCCCGCAACACGACGCGTTCGGGCTCGCGCCCCGCTGCTCCCCGCAGCAACGGCGGGCGGCAGGGGCCGCGTACGACGGGGACCGGGAAGCGACGGCCCGCCAATCCGCGGCTGCTGCGCCAGCGGCTCTTCGTGTTCGTGGTGGTGACGCTGCTCGTGGCGCTCGCGATCGCGGCGGCGCAGGGCTGCCAGGGGCCGTCGCGCGGGCTCGGTGAGCCGCGCGACGGCGTGCACGCGCAGGAGACGCTGCCGCGCCCCTACCTCTGA
- a CDS encoding phosphotransferase family protein: MTASVLLPALTATARRAAHPGQGPCACPAAGTVLADRADGTVVRHGDIVAKAHAPGTDPAELGARLAAAAALPGILLPPLAPVAADVDDRLVTVWPHGSPVDPDAPEHAPWEEAATLLARLHAVPTAELPGPLPPMRGPAKAALAVARLLAAGPHPASSPILRAWSGLPPWARAESPARHASALCHGDLHLGQLVRRPAGTGPWLLIDVDDLGTGDPAWDLARPAAWFACGLLPAQEWTRFLTAYQEAGGAPSLQGDPWSTLDAPARALTVQTAALAVAKAVAAGRALDEAEEAMVDACDRMAAVPAELAHGVAK; encoded by the coding sequence ATGACCGCATCCGTCCTGCTGCCCGCACTCACCGCCACGGCACGCCGCGCGGCGCACCCCGGTCAGGGGCCCTGCGCCTGCCCGGCCGCGGGCACCGTACTCGCCGACCGGGCGGACGGCACGGTCGTGCGCCACGGAGACATCGTCGCCAAGGCCCACGCCCCCGGTACGGATCCCGCCGAGCTCGGCGCCCGCCTCGCCGCGGCGGCGGCACTCCCCGGCATCCTGCTGCCGCCCCTCGCCCCGGTCGCGGCGGATGTGGACGACCGGCTCGTCACCGTCTGGCCGCACGGCAGCCCCGTGGACCCCGACGCCCCCGAACACGCGCCGTGGGAGGAGGCGGCCACGCTCCTGGCCCGCCTCCACGCGGTGCCCACGGCGGAACTCCCGGGCCCGCTCCCGCCGATGCGCGGCCCGGCCAAGGCGGCTCTCGCCGTCGCGCGGCTCCTGGCCGCCGGCCCTCACCCGGCGTCCTCCCCGATCCTGCGCGCCTGGTCGGGCCTGCCGCCCTGGGCCCGCGCCGAGAGCCCCGCCCGGCACGCGTCGGCCCTGTGCCACGGCGACCTGCACCTCGGCCAGCTCGTCCGCCGCCCCGCCGGCACCGGCCCCTGGCTCCTGATCGATGTCGACGACCTCGGCACCGGAGACCCGGCCTGGGACCTCGCCCGCCCTGCTGCGTGGTTCGCGTGCGGCCTGCTTCCCGCACAGGAGTGGACGAGGTTCCTCACCGCGTACCAGGAGGCGGGCGGCGCTCCGTCGCTCCAGGGCGACCCGTGGTCCACCCTCGACGCCCCGGCCCGCGCCCTCACCGTCCAGACCGCGGCGCTTGCCGTGGCCAAGGCCGTCGCGGCCGGCCGGGCGCTCGACGAGGCGGAGGAGGCCATGGTCGACGCCTGTGACCGAATGGCAGCGGTACCGGCCGAGTTGGCACACGGCGTGGCGAAGTAG
- a CDS encoding TFIIB-type zinc ribbon-containing protein — MQCPKCHAPMHTYNRNGVQIEQCSGCRGIFLDYGELESLTRLESQWQQQVPPAPPAPQAYPSAPAPAWGAPHHGGHHGHHGHHKGGFGRMLFSS, encoded by the coding sequence ATGCAGTGCCCCAAGTGTCATGCACCGATGCACACGTACAACCGCAATGGCGTCCAGATCGAGCAGTGCAGCGGCTGCCGGGGGATATTCCTCGACTACGGCGAGCTGGAGTCCCTGACGCGCCTCGAGTCCCAGTGGCAGCAACAGGTGCCGCCGGCGCCTCCGGCCCCGCAGGCGTACCCGTCGGCCCCCGCCCCCGCCTGGGGTGCCCCGCACCACGGCGGTCACCACGGTCACCACGGCCACCACAAGGGCGGCTTCGGCCGGATGCTCTTCTCCTCCTGA
- a CDS encoding chorismate-binding protein: protein MRDLPHDLPPLARFGGLVATELRDVTSDPEALDSAGFWAVSADFEGRLVCARFDSVREEPVPAPVPGAWQGPAAGDWTSSLDRAAYTEGVRRIRALIAAGDVYQANLCRVMSAPLPPRADVDALTALLARGNPAPYAGTIRLPEHGVEIATASPELFLSRTGRTVESGPIKGTGRTEADLLEKDYAENVMIVDLVRNDLGRVCATGSVTVPELCVVEKHPGLVHLVSTVRGELRDGAGWRDLLDAAFPPGSVTGAPKSSALRIIDALETAPRGPYCGGIGWVDADRGTGELAVGIRTFWADRAEGVLRFGTGAGITWGSDPEGEWRETELKASRLLAVASGTYQESGGIPT from the coding sequence GTGCGCGACCTCCCTCACGACCTGCCCCCTCTGGCCCGCTTCGGCGGTCTCGTAGCGACCGAGTTGCGCGACGTGACCAGCGATCCCGAGGCCCTGGACTCCGCCGGCTTCTGGGCCGTGTCCGCGGACTTCGAGGGCCGTCTTGTGTGTGCCCGCTTCGACTCCGTACGGGAGGAGCCCGTGCCCGCCCCGGTCCCCGGGGCCTGGCAGGGGCCCGCGGCCGGTGACTGGACGTCGTCCCTCGACCGGGCCGCGTACACCGAGGGCGTCCGCAGGATCCGCGCCCTCATCGCGGCCGGCGACGTCTATCAGGCCAATCTCTGCCGCGTCATGTCCGCGCCCCTCCCCCCGCGCGCGGACGTGGACGCCCTCACGGCGCTCCTCGCGCGCGGCAACCCGGCCCCCTACGCGGGGACCATCCGCCTTCCCGAGCACGGCGTGGAGATAGCCACCGCGTCCCCTGAACTCTTCCTGAGCCGCACCGGGCGGACCGTCGAGTCCGGACCGATCAAGGGCACGGGCCGTACCGAGGCGGACCTCCTGGAGAAGGACTACGCGGAGAACGTGATGATCGTGGACCTGGTCCGCAACGATCTCGGACGCGTCTGCGCGACCGGCTCCGTGACCGTCCCGGAGCTGTGCGTCGTGGAGAAGCACCCGGGCCTCGTCCACCTCGTCTCCACCGTCCGCGGTGAACTGCGCGACGGCGCGGGCTGGCGTGACCTGCTCGACGCCGCGTTCCCGCCCGGCTCGGTCACCGGAGCGCCCAAGTCCAGCGCCCTGCGCATCATCGACGCCCTGGAGACGGCGCCCCGAGGTCCGTACTGCGGCGGCATCGGATGGGTCGACGCCGACCGGGGCACCGGCGAGCTGGCCGTCGGCATCCGCACCTTCTGGGCCGACCGGGCCGAGGGCGTCCTGAGGTTCGGCACCGGCGCCGGAATCACCTGGGGATCCGACCCCGAAGGTGAGTGGCGGGAGACCGAACTGAAGGCTTCTCGGCTGCTCGCGGTAGCGTCGGGTACGTACCAGGAAAGTGGAGGGATCCCTACGTGA
- a CDS encoding aminotransferase class IV encodes MKIWLDGTLQDLEAARVSVFDHGLTVGDGIFETVKSVDGKPFALTRHLDRLARSARGLGLPEPDLDEVRRACDAVLEANPMPLGRLRITYTGGLSPLGSDRGEHGPTLVVALGEAARRPDSTATVTVPWTRNERGALTGLKTTSYAENVVALARAREQGASEALFANTVGQLCEGTGSNVFVVLDGEIHTPPVASGCLAGITRALTVEWTGAKETDLPLDVLERADEIFLTSTLRDVQGVHRVDGRELPGAPGPVTAKAMRVFDERAADDLDP; translated from the coding sequence GTGAAGATCTGGCTCGACGGCACACTGCAGGACCTCGAGGCCGCCCGTGTCTCGGTGTTCGACCACGGCCTGACTGTGGGCGACGGCATTTTCGAGACCGTGAAGTCGGTCGACGGGAAGCCGTTCGCGCTGACCCGCCACCTGGACCGGCTCGCCCGCTCCGCGCGCGGTCTCGGTCTGCCCGAGCCCGACCTCGACGAGGTGCGCCGGGCCTGCGACGCCGTCCTCGAGGCCAACCCGATGCCGCTCGGCCGGCTGCGGATCACGTACACCGGAGGGCTCTCCCCGCTGGGGTCGGACCGCGGTGAGCACGGGCCGACACTGGTGGTCGCCCTCGGCGAGGCCGCCCGGCGCCCCGACTCCACCGCCACGGTCACGGTCCCGTGGACGCGCAACGAACGCGGCGCGCTCACCGGCCTGAAGACCACCTCGTACGCGGAGAACGTCGTCGCGCTCGCTCGCGCGCGCGAACAGGGCGCTTCCGAGGCGCTGTTCGCCAACACGGTGGGTCAGCTCTGCGAGGGCACGGGGTCGAACGTCTTCGTCGTCCTCGACGGCGAGATCCACACCCCGCCGGTCGCCTCCGGCTGCCTGGCGGGCATCACCCGCGCGCTGACCGTCGAGTGGACCGGCGCCAAGGAGACCGATCTGCCGCTGGACGTCCTGGAGCGCGCCGACGAGATCTTCCTGACGTCCACGCTGCGCGACGTGCAGGGCGTGCACCGGGTCGACGGACGCGAGCTGCCCGGCGCGCCCGGTCCCGTCACGGCCAAGGCGATGCGCGTCTTCGACGAGCGCGCGGCGGACGACCTCGACCCGTAG
- a CDS encoding GNAT family N-acetyltransferase, with translation MTTTLRPTEPLQRDADGTRSRHYQVCVNSRPVGELGLGTHPVYGEGVARIRDLRIDEADRGRGRGTVAALAAEEVARSWGCGRIEVSIPAPAERALALATALGYVERNRNMEKELPAEPPTLPAGSAGRRMTGPEFTAWETHTQAGYVRTLVERGVPEAQARAKAEADHAATLAEGLAARDAVLSVLEAEGAVVGTLWVALRGESAYVYDVEVAAEHRGHGHGRSLMLLAEAESHAAGAARLGLNVFAGNTPAVRLYESLGYRATEFHLYKPLL, from the coding sequence ATGACCACCACCCTGCGGCCGACCGAGCCGCTTCAGCGCGATGCCGACGGGACGCGGTCACGCCACTACCAGGTGTGCGTGAACAGCCGCCCCGTCGGCGAGCTGGGTCTGGGCACCCACCCCGTCTACGGCGAGGGGGTGGCCCGGATCCGTGATCTGCGGATCGACGAGGCGGACCGCGGGCGTGGCCGCGGCACCGTCGCCGCGCTCGCCGCCGAGGAGGTGGCGCGCAGCTGGGGCTGCGGCAGGATCGAGGTCTCGATCCCCGCGCCGGCCGAGCGTGCCCTCGCCCTGGCCACCGCCCTCGGCTACGTCGAGCGCAACCGGAACATGGAGAAGGAGCTTCCCGCCGAGCCCCCCACGCTTCCGGCGGGCAGCGCGGGACGGCGCATGACCGGCCCCGAGTTCACCGCGTGGGAGACGCACACGCAGGCCGGTTATGTGCGCACCCTGGTCGAGCGGGGCGTCCCGGAGGCCCAGGCACGCGCCAAGGCCGAGGCCGATCACGCGGCGACGCTCGCGGAAGGGCTCGCCGCACGGGACGCGGTCCTGAGCGTGCTCGAGGCGGAGGGCGCGGTCGTGGGCACGCTGTGGGTCGCGCTGCGCGGCGAGAGCGCGTACGTCTACGACGTCGAGGTCGCGGCCGAGCATCGCGGACACGGCCACGGGCGGTCGCTGATGCTCCTGGCGGAGGCCGAGTCGCACGCCGCGGGCGCCGCCCGCCTGGGGCTGAACGTCTTCGCGGGCAACACCCCGGCCGTCCGTCTGTACGAGTCGCTCGGATACCGGGCGACCGAGTTCCACCTGTACAAGCCGCTGCTCTGA
- a CDS encoding DsbA family protein, with amino-acid sequence MNDASPASAPQGRPVLDVWCELQCPDCRTALDDVRALRARYGDRIDLRLRHFPLEKHKHAFAGAQAAEEAFEQGQGWPYVEAVLGRVEELDRKGEAFLVEVARELGLDAEEFDTALIDGRHILIVDADQAEGKAIGVTGTPTYVIDGERLDGGKSQDGLRERIEEIADRLLGS; translated from the coding sequence ATGAACGACGCCTCTCCCGCCTCCGCCCCTCAGGGCCGCCCCGTGCTCGACGTCTGGTGCGAGCTCCAGTGCCCCGACTGCCGCACCGCTCTCGACGACGTGCGCGCACTGCGGGCCCGCTACGGCGACCGCATCGACCTGCGCCTGCGGCACTTCCCGCTGGAGAAGCACAAGCACGCCTTCGCCGGCGCGCAGGCAGCCGAGGAGGCCTTCGAGCAGGGGCAGGGCTGGCCGTACGTGGAGGCGGTGCTCGGCCGGGTCGAGGAGCTCGACCGCAAGGGCGAGGCGTTCCTCGTCGAGGTCGCGCGTGAACTCGGCCTGGACGCCGAGGAGTTCGACACCGCACTCATCGACGGCCGGCACATCCTGATCGTCGACGCGGACCAGGCCGAGGGCAAGGCGATCGGCGTCACGGGCACACCCACGTACGTCATCGACGGTGAGCGGCTCGACGGCGGCAAGAGCCAGGACGGCCTGCGCGAGCGCATCGAGGAGATCGCCGACCGGCTGCTCGGCTCGTAG
- a CDS encoding CGNR zinc finger domain-containing protein gives MLITHDTRCALDTVVDLVNTAPDDEQAVDGLADVAALREFVRRNDISDVGMLTERDLDGVQSVRGRFAAVFAAPDPHAAASLINELVAAAGTTPRLTDHDGYDWHVHYFAPGASVADHLAADCGMALAFFVVAGEQERLRRCEAPDCRRAFVDLSRNRSRRYCDSRTCGNRLHVAAYRARRKEAAG, from the coding sequence GTGCTGATCACCCACGACACCCGGTGCGCCCTCGACACCGTGGTCGATCTGGTGAACACCGCACCGGACGACGAGCAGGCCGTCGACGGGCTGGCCGATGTGGCAGCCCTGCGCGAATTCGTACGAAGGAACGACATCAGCGACGTCGGGATGCTCACGGAACGTGACCTCGACGGCGTACAGAGCGTGAGGGGACGGTTCGCCGCCGTGTTCGCGGCGCCCGACCCGCACGCGGCCGCCTCGCTCATCAACGAGCTGGTCGCCGCCGCGGGCACCACGCCGCGCCTGACGGACCACGACGGCTACGACTGGCACGTGCACTACTTCGCACCCGGCGCGTCCGTGGCCGACCATCTGGCGGCCGACTGCGGGATGGCGCTCGCCTTCTTCGTGGTCGCCGGGGAGCAGGAGCGGCTGCGGCGGTGCGAGGCCCCGGACTGCCGGCGGGCCTTCGTCGACCTCTCCCGTAACCGGTCCCGCAGGTACTGCGACAGCCGCACCTGTGGAAACCGCTTGCACGTGGCGGCGTACCGGGCGCGCCGCAAGGAGGCGGCGGGCTGA
- a CDS encoding SsgA family sporulation/cell division regulator: MNTTVSCELHLRLVVSSESSLPVPAGLRYDTADPYAVHATFHTGAEETVEWVFARDLLAEGLHRPTGTGDVRVWPSRSHGQGVVCIALSSPEGEALLEAPARALESFLKRTDAAVPPGTEHRHFDLDTELSHILAES, from the coding sequence ATGAACACCACGGTCAGCTGCGAGCTGCACCTGCGCCTCGTTGTGTCGAGCGAGTCCTCACTGCCTGTACCCGCAGGACTGCGGTATGACACGGCCGATCCCTACGCCGTGCACGCCACCTTCCACACCGGAGCAGAAGAGACGGTCGAGTGGGTATTCGCCCGCGATCTGCTCGCCGAGGGCCTGCACCGGCCCACCGGCACCGGCGACGTCCGAGTCTGGCCATCCCGTAGTCACGGCCAAGGCGTCGTCTGCATCGCACTGAGCTCTCCGGAGGGCGAGGCTCTGCTCGAAGCCCCTGCGCGGGCGCTGGAGTCGTTCCTGAAGAGGACCGACGCGGCCGTGCCACCCGGCACGGAACACCGCCACTTCGATCTCGACACGGAGCTCTCACACATCCTGGCCGAAAGCTAA
- a CDS encoding TIGR02611 family protein, producing MNTGSDEAAESESAAETAGGGAKAEPELGSRAPEFIKARRALHLSWQVGVFVVGLAVVVAGVIMLPLPGPGWLVIFGGMAIWATEFVWAQLVLRWTKRKVTEATQRALDPAVRRRNIILTSVGVVIIAVLVAIYVWKFGFEMPWKIKE from the coding sequence ATGAATACGGGGAGTGACGAGGCGGCCGAGTCCGAATCCGCGGCCGAGACGGCGGGGGGCGGGGCGAAGGCCGAGCCGGAGCTCGGCTCGCGGGCGCCGGAGTTCATCAAGGCCCGCAGGGCCCTGCATCTGAGCTGGCAGGTCGGCGTCTTCGTGGTCGGGCTCGCGGTGGTGGTGGCGGGCGTGATCATGCTGCCGCTGCCGGGCCCGGGCTGGCTGGTGATCTTCGGCGGCATGGCGATCTGGGCGACCGAGTTCGTCTGGGCGCAGCTCGTGCTCCGCTGGACGAAGCGCAAGGTCACCGAGGCCACGCAGCGCGCGCTCGACCCCGCGGTGCGCCGACGGAACATCATCCTGACATCGGTCGGCGTGGTGATCATCGCGGTGCTCGTGGCGATCTACGTGTGGAAGTTCGGCTTCGAGATGCCGTGGAAGATCAAGGAGTGA
- a CDS encoding SRPBCC family protein: protein MDWNRYRFRSVWDLPAELADVFAALERAEEYPLWWPQVREATPLDERRGTARFRSLLPYDLFVTATALRRDIEAGVLEIAMSGDLEGWVRWTVCAQEGGTRAVYEQEVEVCKPLLRRFALVGRPVFLANHALMMRGGRRGLVAHLRRC from the coding sequence ATGGACTGGAACCGCTACCGCTTTCGCAGTGTCTGGGACCTGCCCGCGGAGCTCGCCGACGTGTTCGCGGCCCTTGAGCGTGCCGAGGAATACCCCCTGTGGTGGCCGCAAGTGCGCGAGGCGACACCTCTCGACGAGCGCCGCGGCACCGCCCGCTTCCGCTCGCTCCTCCCGTACGACCTGTTCGTGACCGCCACCGCGCTGCGCCGCGACATCGAGGCCGGGGTCCTGGAGATCGCCATGTCCGGCGACCTGGAGGGCTGGGTGCGGTGGACCGTGTGCGCGCAAGAGGGCGGGACGCGCGCGGTGTACGAGCAGGAGGTGGAGGTGTGCAAACCCCTGTTGCGGCGGTTCGCCCTCGTCGGCAGGCCGGTGTTCCTCGCCAACCACGCGCTGATGATGCGGGGTGGGCGGCGCGGGCTCGTCGCGCATCTGCGGCGGTGCTGA
- a CDS encoding 3'-5' exonuclease — translation MTCWYEGPLAAFDTETTGVDVESDRIVSAAIVVQDAAGSRPRVSRWLVNPGVPVPAGATEVHGLTDEHLQRNGRWPAPVMEEIARLLGEQAAAGRPLVVMNAPFDLTLLDRELRRHRASALGRYMESSSLCVLDPRVLDKHLDRYRKGRRTLTDLCAHYEVELEGAHDAAADAQASLDVVRAVGRRFASRLERLSPAELHTLQAVWHAAQARGLQAWFARSGNPETVDPAWPMRTELREAA, via the coding sequence ATGACGTGCTGGTACGAGGGTCCTCTGGCCGCCTTCGACACCGAGACCACCGGCGTGGACGTGGAGAGCGATCGCATCGTGTCGGCCGCGATCGTGGTGCAGGACGCCGCGGGCAGCCGGCCGCGCGTCTCACGCTGGCTCGTGAATCCGGGGGTGCCGGTGCCGGCCGGGGCGACGGAGGTGCACGGCCTGACGGACGAGCACCTCCAGCGCAACGGCCGCTGGCCGGCTCCCGTCATGGAGGAGATAGCCCGGCTGCTGGGCGAGCAGGCCGCGGCGGGCCGCCCGCTCGTGGTGATGAACGCGCCGTTCGACCTGACGCTCCTGGACCGGGAGTTGCGGCGACATCGCGCCTCCGCGCTCGGCCGCTACATGGAGAGCTCGTCGCTGTGCGTCCTCGATCCACGCGTCCTCGACAAACACCTGGACCGCTACCGCAAGGGCCGCCGCACCCTGACGGACCTGTGCGCGCACTACGAGGTGGAGCTGGAGGGCGCGCACGACGCGGCCGCGGACGCGCAGGCGTCCCTGGATGTCGTACGGGCCGTGGGGCGCCGCTTCGCGTCCCGCCTGGAGCGCCTGTCCCCCGCCGAGCTGCACACCCTTCAGGCGGTGTGGCATGCCGCGCAGGCGCGTGGGCTGCAGGCGTGGTTCGCGCGCAGCGGCAATCCGGAGACGGTGGATCCGGCGTGGCCGATGCGCACGGAACTGCGGGAGGCCGCCTGA
- a CDS encoding DUF4365 domain-containing protein: MALAQPEQGGLLPDRIAPPRGTLATTACMETLQVGYLHAVAAAAGCSLSQPFPDNGIDWHVSHSAPGHTVDDEVTIKVQLKCTYQLTPSPPGPSFSFTLDNAHLEKLARTPVSVHKILVVMIVPRSQDDWLRAGHDRLDLRHCCYWTNLAGHPVTGRRRTTVRIPTSRIFDDRALCEIMTRIGTGGRP; this comes from the coding sequence ATGGCGCTCGCGCAGCCCGAACAGGGTGGGCTGCTGCCCGACCGGATCGCACCGCCGCGCGGCACACTCGCCACCACCGCCTGCATGGAGACACTCCAGGTGGGCTATCTGCACGCCGTAGCGGCAGCCGCGGGCTGTTCGCTCTCTCAGCCGTTCCCTGACAACGGAATCGACTGGCACGTCAGCCACAGCGCCCCCGGGCACACGGTCGACGACGAGGTCACCATCAAGGTGCAGCTCAAGTGCACGTACCAGCTCACGCCGAGCCCGCCGGGGCCGTCCTTCTCGTTCACGCTCGACAACGCACACCTGGAGAAGCTCGCCCGCACACCGGTGTCGGTGCACAAGATCCTGGTCGTGATGATCGTGCCGCGTTCGCAGGACGACTGGCTGCGGGCCGGCCACGACCGGCTCGACCTGCGGCACTGCTGCTACTGGACCAACCTGGCCGGCCACCCCGTGACAGGAAGGCGCCGCACCACCGTGCGCATCCCGACCTCGCGGATCTTCGACGACCGTGCGCTCTGCGAGATCATGACGCGCATCGGGACGGGCGGAAGGCCCTGA